A single window of Archangium gephyra DNA harbors:
- a CDS encoding Nif3-like dinuclear metal center hexameric protein, with translation MHPAGLDELAGHIDQLLGASAETGERTRIVAAREQPVCRLGLALEPWAGLAEWGSTERLDALFLHRHWRLDTVALPLGLGVVANHAPFDERLGLGFNRHLAQVLGLEALAPLGERAGQPLGMVGSMAPLSPRELVQSLEQHFGAVEDVVPGGAERVERIAVVRAMNDALVREAAGLGATAYVTGQLRVPARQALEDTGMCAIALGHARSERWGLGLLERLLRERWPGLHILVAPPPH, from the coding sequence TTGCATCCAGCGGGGCTCGACGAGCTCGCCGGGCACATCGACCAGTTGCTCGGTGCTTCCGCCGAGACGGGCGAGCGCACCCGGATCGTCGCCGCGCGGGAGCAGCCCGTGTGCCGCCTGGGATTGGCCCTCGAACCGTGGGCGGGGCTCGCGGAGTGGGGGAGCACGGAGCGGCTCGATGCGCTCTTCCTTCATCGGCACTGGCGGCTCGACACGGTGGCCCTCCCGCTGGGGCTCGGCGTGGTGGCCAATCACGCGCCGTTCGATGAGCGGCTGGGGCTCGGGTTCAACCGCCACCTGGCCCAGGTTCTGGGGCTCGAAGCCCTGGCGCCACTCGGCGAGCGGGCCGGGCAACCGCTTGGCATGGTGGGGAGCATGGCGCCCCTGTCTCCCCGTGAGCTCGTGCAATCGCTCGAGCAACACTTTGGCGCGGTCGAGGACGTGGTGCCCGGTGGCGCGGAGCGGGTGGAGCGCATCGCCGTGGTTCGGGCGATGAACGACGCGCTCGTGCGAGAGGCGGCCGGGCTCGGAGCCACTGCCTATGTGACCGGCCAGCTGCGCGTCCCGGCCCGACAGGCCCTGGAGGACACGGGAATGTGTGCCATTGCCCTCGGGCATGCTCGCTCGGAGCGGTGGGGCCTCGGGCTGCTGGAGCGGCTCCTGCGCGAGCGCTGGCCCGGCCTCCACATCCTCGTGGCCCCTCCACCGCACTGA
- the rtcA gene encoding RNA 3'-terminal phosphate cyclase, producing MAGTDRHDGPVELDGSEGEGGGQILRSALSLSLITGRPFHMKNVRANRQPPGLRPQHLACVRGAEAISGGQSEGAAVGASELRFEPAPVRPGDYVLEVGTAGSTPLLFQCLFYPLALAGGGSLTLRGGTHLPHSPSYHYVVGVWLPVAKAYGLNASLRLVHAGFYPQGAGEFIAEVEPVRDPPSRVELPARGTLRDIAVGSFVGGLPFGIAERQSKEAVAALRERGIYSHAENRPLPVTHSVGTVTFILAQFEHTIAGFTALGKRGRPAEDVGREAAEEVARFMESGGALDEHLADQILLPAALLAAGRLGPSSPGTTRYTTARVTDHLTTHAWLIERFLPVRVTVEPGGAVEVAPA from the coding sequence ATGGCAGGCACCGACCGCCACGACGGACCGGTGGAGCTCGACGGAAGCGAGGGCGAGGGAGGAGGGCAGATCCTCCGCTCGGCGCTCTCGCTGTCGCTCATCACCGGGAGGCCCTTCCACATGAAGAACGTGAGGGCCAACCGCCAGCCGCCGGGGTTGAGGCCGCAGCACCTCGCCTGCGTGCGGGGCGCCGAGGCCATCAGCGGGGGCCAGAGCGAGGGCGCGGCGGTGGGAGCCTCGGAGCTGCGCTTCGAGCCAGCACCGGTACGCCCGGGCGACTACGTGCTGGAGGTGGGCACGGCGGGCAGCACGCCGCTGCTCTTCCAGTGCCTCTTCTATCCGCTGGCGCTGGCGGGGGGCGGCTCGCTCACCCTGCGCGGCGGGACGCACCTGCCGCACAGCCCCAGCTACCACTACGTGGTGGGCGTGTGGCTGCCGGTGGCGAAGGCCTACGGGCTGAACGCCTCGCTGCGCCTGGTGCACGCGGGCTTCTACCCACAGGGGGCGGGAGAGTTCATCGCCGAGGTGGAGCCGGTGCGAGATCCGCCCAGCCGGGTGGAGCTACCGGCACGCGGGACGCTGCGAGACATCGCGGTGGGCTCGTTCGTGGGCGGGCTGCCGTTCGGCATCGCGGAGCGGCAGTCCAAGGAGGCGGTGGCGGCACTGCGCGAGCGGGGTATCTACAGCCACGCGGAGAACCGGCCGCTGCCGGTGACGCACTCGGTGGGCACGGTGACGTTCATCCTGGCGCAGTTCGAGCACACCATCGCCGGCTTCACGGCCCTGGGGAAGCGGGGGCGTCCGGCGGAGGACGTGGGGCGCGAGGCGGCGGAAGAGGTGGCGCGCTTCATGGAGAGTGGGGGCGCGCTGGACGAACACCTCGCGGATCAGATCCTCCTGCCCGCGGCGCTGCTGGCGGCGGGCCGGCTGGGCCCTTCCTCTCCGGGGACGACGCGCTACACGACGGCGCGGGTGACGGATCACCTCACCACGCATGCGTGGCTCATCGAGCGCTTCCTGCCCGTGCGCGTGACGGTGGAGCCGGGAGGCGCGGTCGAGGTCGCTCCGGCGTAG
- a CDS encoding M48 family metallopeptidase, with product MAHVNPSIFQSALERRLRDELLAGEDTQRALRHVDRVPGRFGAVARQRQLLSNAFKLTRPVAPRVLDALAACKELLGHEGPVDVFIHPEPMIRAAAVYAPPDTPAIVLSSRLLEVFQEAELRFILGHELGHLAFEHFTLPLPAMALASDWDEESGRLVSPATALGLYRWNRAAEASADRAGLLCARELEASASVLLARVSGWTAGSVKSELQAAERHVDALLSDPSARQRRSEDEEALGGFRAHAFSPWRVRALVAFSKTRTFLRSAGRYASEEGLSDEEADTLLAWELRELDPSYLGKSEHPELLQLALTTGKLLPVLEQLYQERAALSERARLVQHFTLLKAPDGVVDNLGYLELKQIAGALTVPSWLVDEALRGASNPLD from the coding sequence ATGGCGCATGTGAATCCGAGCATCTTCCAGTCGGCGCTCGAGCGCCGCTTGCGCGACGAGCTCCTCGCCGGCGAGGACACCCAGCGGGCGCTGCGGCACGTGGACAGGGTGCCGGGCAGGTTCGGCGCCGTCGCGAGGCAGAGGCAGCTGCTCTCGAACGCCTTCAAGCTGACGCGCCCGGTGGCCCCGCGGGTCCTGGATGCACTGGCCGCCTGCAAGGAGCTCCTGGGCCACGAAGGACCCGTGGACGTGTTCATCCACCCCGAGCCGATGATCCGGGCCGCGGCGGTGTATGCCCCGCCGGACACGCCCGCCATCGTCCTGTCCTCCCGGCTCCTGGAGGTGTTCCAGGAGGCCGAGCTGCGCTTCATCCTCGGGCACGAGCTCGGGCACCTGGCCTTCGAGCACTTCACCCTCCCCCTGCCCGCCATGGCGCTCGCCTCGGACTGGGACGAGGAATCCGGAAGGCTCGTCTCCCCCGCCACGGCCCTCGGGCTGTACCGGTGGAACCGGGCGGCCGAGGCCAGCGCCGACCGGGCGGGACTGCTGTGCGCCAGGGAGCTGGAAGCCTCCGCGAGCGTCCTGCTCGCACGGGTGAGCGGATGGACCGCCGGCTCGGTCAAGTCCGAGCTCCAGGCGGCGGAGCGCCATGTGGACGCGCTCCTGTCCGACCCGTCGGCCCGCCAGCGACGCAGCGAGGACGAGGAGGCACTCGGTGGTTTCCGCGCCCATGCCTTCAGCCCGTGGCGGGTGCGTGCCCTCGTGGCGTTCTCCAAGACGAGGACCTTCCTGAGGAGCGCGGGCCGCTACGCGAGCGAGGAGGGACTGTCGGACGAGGAGGCCGACACCCTGTTGGCGTGGGAGCTCCGGGAGCTGGATCCCTCCTACCTGGGGAAGTCCGAGCATCCCGAGCTGCTGCAACTGGCCCTGACGACAGGAAAGCTCCTGCCCGTGCTGGAGCAGCTGTACCAGGAGAGGGCGGCCCTGTCCGAGCGGGCCCGGCTGGTGCAGCACTTCACCCTGCTGAAGGCCCCGGACGGAGTCGTGGACAACCTGGGTTACCTGGAGCTGAAGCAGATCGCTGGAGCGCTGACGGTGCCCTCGTGGCTCGTGGACGAGGCCCTGCGCGGCGCCAGCAATCCCCTGGACTGA
- a CDS encoding ceramidase domain-containing protein: protein MNGTAAPEKLLQPGCPWWDMRVAWGEPNVKWCEATVCAWVNEPANAWSNLAYLAVALWCAWRWRVTGSRAMARFAWTTWLVGAFSFAFHATNNFATQLLDFVGMYVLAFLLVALNLHRMGWLSRERVGAVHVGLTVGCTLLVPVMRLAGVPYQLVVLGAVLVIVGTEVRLSRRKDPRESYRDFWLAVGLMAAAAACSVADVTRAWCDPDNHWVQGHAAWHVLSALALLFTARHHAGLELRR, encoded by the coding sequence ATGAACGGCACGGCAGCGCCCGAGAAGCTCCTCCAGCCGGGTTGCCCCTGGTGGGACATGCGGGTCGCGTGGGGCGAGCCGAACGTGAAGTGGTGCGAGGCCACGGTCTGCGCCTGGGTGAACGAGCCCGCGAATGCTTGGTCCAACCTCGCCTACCTGGCGGTGGCGCTCTGGTGTGCGTGGAGGTGGAGGGTCACCGGCAGCCGGGCCATGGCGCGCTTCGCGTGGACGACGTGGCTCGTGGGGGCGTTCTCCTTCGCCTTCCACGCGACCAACAACTTCGCCACCCAGCTCCTGGACTTCGTGGGCATGTACGTGCTCGCCTTCCTGCTGGTGGCGCTGAACCTGCACCGAATGGGCTGGTTGTCCCGCGAGCGGGTGGGCGCGGTACACGTCGGACTGACGGTGGGGTGCACCCTGCTCGTGCCGGTGATGAGGCTCGCCGGGGTCCCCTACCAGCTCGTGGTGCTAGGGGCGGTGCTGGTGATCGTGGGGACCGAGGTCCGCCTCTCCCGGCGGAAGGACCCGCGCGAGTCGTACCGGGATTTCTGGCTGGCGGTGGGGCTGATGGCCGCGGCGGCGGCGTGCTCGGTGGCGGACGTGACGCGGGCGTGGTGCGACCCGGACAATCATTGGGTGCAGGGACACGCGGCCTGGCATGTCCTGAGTGCGCTCGCGCTGCTGTTCACCGCGCGCCACCATGCCGGGCTGGAGCTCAGGCGTTAG
- a CDS encoding SLC13 family permease, whose product MALAIFLFTYVFIAGIRLPFPRLDRPGGALVGAVLMVVAGVVAPSEVFNYSSDPARHAVDMDTLVLLLGMMLIADYLSQAAFFRAAGAWALRKAHTPRLLLVAVACTSAFLSAFLVNDTICLMLTPLVLVVVEDARLPPIPYLLAVCMASNAGSVATFTGNPQNMLIQGASGLPYAQFVAYMALPAVLSTGVVIGGLLFVFRKQLSHERFDTHPPPPPVDRPLLGLTLATLVGVVAAFFIGLPMSWSALAGAAVVMTLSRRAPPRQAIERVDYVLLLFFACLFVVVYGVNKAGWADDIYRVFSPFMSGPPWRETLGFAGLTLVASNLFSNVPFVMLARAWVPTLHDPVLGWHVLALGSTLAGNLTLVGSVANLIVFEAARGKAELSFLGYLRVGIPITLVSFVLGLAVLLAEHALF is encoded by the coding sequence TTGGCCCTCGCCATCTTCCTGTTCACCTACGTCTTCATCGCCGGTATCCGCCTCCCCTTTCCCAGGCTGGATCGCCCCGGAGGCGCGCTCGTGGGCGCCGTCCTCATGGTGGTGGCCGGTGTCGTCGCCCCCTCCGAGGTCTTCAACTACAGCTCGGACCCCGCCCGGCACGCCGTGGACATGGACACGCTCGTGCTCCTGCTGGGGATGATGCTGATCGCGGACTACCTCTCGCAGGCCGCCTTCTTCCGCGCGGCGGGTGCCTGGGCGCTGCGCAAGGCCCATACGCCCCGGCTGCTCCTCGTGGCCGTGGCCTGCACCAGTGCGTTCCTGTCCGCCTTCCTCGTCAACGACACCATCTGTCTGATGCTCACCCCGCTGGTGCTGGTGGTCGTCGAGGACGCGCGGCTCCCCCCCATCCCGTACCTGCTGGCCGTCTGCATGGCCTCCAACGCGGGCTCGGTGGCCACCTTCACCGGCAACCCCCAGAACATGCTCATCCAGGGCGCCTCCGGGCTGCCCTATGCGCAGTTCGTGGCCTACATGGCGCTGCCGGCCGTGCTCTCCACCGGCGTGGTCATCGGGGGGCTCCTCTTCGTCTTCCGCAAGCAGCTCTCCCACGAGCGCTTCGACACGCACCCGCCTCCGCCTCCGGTGGATCGGCCGCTGCTCGGGCTCACGCTCGCCACGCTCGTGGGGGTGGTCGCCGCCTTCTTCATCGGCCTGCCCATGAGCTGGAGCGCCCTGGCCGGCGCCGCGGTGGTGATGACGCTCTCGCGCCGCGCCCCGCCCCGCCAGGCCATCGAGCGCGTGGACTACGTCCTGCTGCTCTTCTTCGCCTGCCTCTTCGTGGTCGTCTACGGCGTCAACAAGGCCGGCTGGGCGGATGACATCTACCGCGTCTTCTCGCCCTTCATGTCCGGGCCGCCCTGGCGCGAGACGCTCGGCTTCGCGGGGCTGACGCTCGTGGCCTCCAACCTCTTCAGCAACGTGCCCTTCGTCATGCTGGCGCGCGCCTGGGTGCCCACGCTGCATGATCCCGTGCTGGGCTGGCACGTGCTGGCGCTCGGCTCCACCCTGGCCGGCAACCTCACCCTGGTGGGCAGCGTGGCCAACCTGATCGTCTTCGAGGCCGCGCGCGGCAAGGCCGAGCTCAGCTTCCTCGGCTACCTGCGCGTGGGCATTCCCATCACGCTTGTCAGCTTCGTGCTGGGGCTCGCGGTGCTCCTCGCGGAGCACGCGCTGTTCTGA
- a CDS encoding cyclic nucleotide-binding domain-containing protein — MEPRQLRDKANEALTKGRFARAAELFEEYCQLDPKDYQTRVRLGDAWVKVGNNARAISAYQAAAEGFAREGFLPRAIAASKLILELDASHQGVQQMLANLYARRGGPGGAARAVTPKPLEAPPVVKQSAFFIELPPDIDEALAPEAPVEDAGPEPGIASSLSGLEVELDLEEAGAEPPAAPSADIEVELDLSDAEKGSPEASPVQAAVAKSGPPGLRRRSSDLRPAVTETEPPPAPSAPQPPPQPLRVAAVGPASPRLERFTPEDGVDFQPPVPGSTPFTELAVQADSLLHAVELAALAGAEQHAEPVSSAPAVEEPGSPEAEEPIAEAAPQDEALPKIPLFSDLPRDAFIALFERCPLRRFPEGGRIIEQGTKGDAFYVICAGRVRIVRQTGAEQRELAQLGEGAFFGEMALLSGAPRSASVVSASEETQVLEISAPVLAGLSRSYPQVARALRRFCRQRLLSDVVNTSALFQPFGRKDRRELVERFRAREVRRGDTIIHEGHQVDGLYVVLSGEVAVSKGEQPLARLREGELFGEMSLLQRTPANATVTAARNTSLLRLPREDFDTLILTHPQILALVSELSEARQRSNETLLGGHTNVTGETLEPHEELLLF; from the coding sequence CTCCGCCTACCAGGCCGCCGCCGAGGGTTTCGCCCGGGAGGGCTTCCTCCCGCGCGCCATCGCCGCCAGCAAGCTCATCCTGGAGCTGGATGCGTCGCACCAGGGCGTGCAGCAGATGCTCGCCAACCTCTACGCCCGCCGGGGCGGACCGGGAGGCGCGGCTCGCGCGGTGACGCCCAAGCCCCTGGAAGCGCCCCCGGTGGTCAAGCAGTCCGCGTTCTTCATCGAGCTGCCGCCGGACATCGACGAGGCCCTGGCCCCGGAGGCGCCCGTCGAGGACGCCGGGCCCGAGCCCGGGATCGCCTCGTCCCTGTCGGGGCTCGAGGTGGAGCTGGATCTCGAGGAGGCAGGTGCCGAGCCTCCCGCCGCGCCCTCGGCCGACATCGAGGTGGAGCTGGATCTCAGCGACGCGGAGAAGGGGAGCCCCGAGGCCTCACCCGTCCAGGCCGCCGTGGCGAAGTCCGGGCCTCCAGGGCTGCGCCGCCGTTCGAGCGACCTCCGCCCGGCCGTGACGGAGACGGAGCCACCCCCCGCGCCTTCCGCTCCCCAGCCTCCGCCCCAGCCCCTGCGGGTGGCGGCGGTGGGGCCCGCCTCGCCGCGCCTCGAGCGCTTCACGCCCGAGGACGGCGTGGACTTCCAGCCTCCGGTGCCGGGTAGCACGCCTTTCACGGAGCTCGCCGTCCAGGCGGACTCGCTGCTGCACGCGGTGGAGCTGGCGGCACTCGCGGGCGCGGAACAGCACGCGGAGCCCGTGTCGTCCGCCCCCGCGGTGGAGGAGCCAGGCTCGCCGGAGGCCGAGGAGCCCATCGCCGAGGCGGCCCCCCAGGACGAGGCGCTGCCGAAGATTCCGCTCTTCTCGGACCTGCCGCGCGACGCCTTCATCGCGCTGTTCGAGCGCTGCCCGCTGCGCCGCTTCCCCGAGGGCGGACGCATCATCGAGCAGGGCACCAAGGGCGATGCCTTCTACGTCATCTGCGCGGGCCGCGTGCGCATCGTGCGCCAGACCGGTGCCGAGCAGCGCGAGCTGGCCCAGCTGGGCGAGGGTGCCTTCTTCGGCGAGATGGCGCTGCTGTCGGGCGCGCCGCGCTCGGCCTCGGTGGTGAGCGCCTCCGAGGAGACGCAGGTGCTGGAGATCTCCGCGCCGGTGCTCGCGGGCCTCTCGCGCAGCTACCCCCAGGTGGCCCGGGCGCTGCGGCGCTTCTGCCGGCAGCGGCTGCTGTCGGACGTGGTGAACACCTCGGCGCTCTTCCAGCCCTTCGGCCGCAAGGATCGGCGCGAGCTGGTGGAGCGCTTCCGGGCCCGCGAGGTGCGCCGGGGCGACACCATCATCCACGAGGGCCACCAGGTGGACGGCCTCTACGTGGTGCTCTCCGGCGAGGTGGCCGTCTCCAAGGGCGAGCAACCCCTGGCCCGGCTGCGCGAGGGCGAGCTGTTCGGCGAGATGTCCCTGCTGCAGAGGACGCCCGCCAACGCCACCGTGACGGCCGCCCGCAACACCTCGCTGCTGCGGCTGCCCCGTGAGGACTTCGACACCCTCATCCTCACCCATCCGCAGATCCTCGCCCTCGTCTCCGAGCTGTCCGAGGCCCGCCAGCGCAGCAACGAGACCCTCCTTGGAGGGCATACCAACGTCACCGGTGAGACGCTGGAGCCCCACGAGGAGCTGCTGCTGTTCTGA